acatcATTTTGATGGTGAAAAACTGGATCAGGAAAAAGAGGATGTATgctctaacaggttttttttttttttttttttctgagacagagttgtcactctgttgtccaggctgcagtgtagtggcaccatctcggctcactgcagcctccacttcccagaggttcaagtgattctcccgtctcagcctcccgagtagctgggactataggcagatgccaccacacccagctaaattttgtatttttagtagagacggggtttcaccatgttggtcaggctggtctcaaactcctggactcaagtgatccgcccgcttggctgcccaaagggctgagattacaggcgtgagctactgtgcccggccctaactAGTTTTACTCAGTGTGTTAAAGGAGCGCTgtcagggaaatcaggcaagaaaatgaaatgaaagcattctagatttaaaaatatacacacacagccCCCACAGCCTCCCAGACCAATATACAAGAGACACAACCATTTTCACTGTACACACAGGTGGACACACCCAGACACAAACACATAATCTCACAAACTCACAGATATAATGGCCCAGAGATACCAATAGATGcttgcagagacacacagacccCAGGCCTGCCCCCTCTACTCCAGGTTTCTCTCCTTCCTGAGGAATAACCACTGTGATCTGTatagttttgcttattttcttgtttcttctcttctAGAATGTCAGGTTGGAGGAGACAGGGATATTAGTATAGCTTTGTTCATTACATCAACTATAGAACCTGTTTATCAAGGAGATTAATACTTATTGaattgaccaggtgcagtggctcacacctgtaatcccagcactttgggaggcggaggtgggcggatcatctcaggtcaggagtttgagaccagcctggtcaacatggtgaaaccccatctctactaaaaatataaaaattagctgggtgtggtggtgcacgcctgtaatcccagctactccagagactgaggcaggagaattgcttgaacccgggaggcggaggttgcagtgagccaagactgcaccattgcactccagcctgggcaacaagagcgaaactctgtctcaaaaaacaaaacaaagaagcacTTATTGAATTGTAGGACttaaacagacacacaaacaggTTTTATACAAACCTCACCATAAGCTCACATACACTTAATCTTCAAAGAGTGAATTGTTCTCACCCACATCCCATGTGGCAGAGAGGTGCCTTCCAGCCCCCAAGCCTCTCACAAAAAGTGGCTCTTTAGCCCATCCTGATGGGGAAGACATTTTACACTACTTGAGCATATAGACTCTAAAAAGTGCTTTTCTGTAAAAGTAGAAAATGGGAGTTCAAGGATGCAAAAGGGCTGGAAGTGGATTGATGCTGCTGCTTCAGTCCTTCAATTGTTATAAATTGTAGATGATTCCAGAAACATCCCTCATGACTTGACCCTGTGTCCGTTTGCTTTTCCACTGAGAGCACAGTGAGGGCAGCAAAGGTGTGGATCTCATGGCTCAGCCGCATGCCCTCCTCTGAGCTCTTCCTGGTAGCCCTCACCTCCACTAAGGGCACATCTGCCAGCAGACTTCGCTCCAGATGGCCCCACGGGACCTGACCATGCTCAAGCCTTGCAAGGTTGCCCCCTGACCCACATCTGCTGTTGGGGTAGGATGGAGGCCTACAAAACAGACTAAACATCTTGAAGTGacagaaatatcacttctggTGTCCAGGGAAAGACAGGAAGTTGTTGCGAGGTTGGATGATGGTGAGCTGGTTTCCCTCATTCCTGCCACATCCCTGGCAGGACACTCTGACTTGCTATCCAGGTAACAGTCGGCACTGCCTCCACCAAAGGAATGGCCTGACACCCACCATGGCTGCACAGCTCAGCAAAGAAGGAACTCTTTGGTGCTGTCAGGACACAGTTTCTTGCGAGTTCAGTACACTCTGCATTCTGGGAGTGACATGAAGCGAGTGGGCTCCATGGCCAGTGGCACCTCTCTGACATGGCGGCTTCCCATATACCACAAGGCTGGAGTTCTGCAGGGTGGGTTCTGTTCCACAAAGCAGTAAGTGCTGGCCTTGGAGGCAAGGCTATAAAACCAGCCCTGCAGCAGCACACGTGACACGCACAGAGGAGAGAAGACCTCGTCATTGTCAGTGCCCGAGCCAGGTGGAATGTGCCAGAAAATCTGGGGCGGGCAAGTTAGGGAAGGTAAGAAGTTTGACTGTGTCCTGcagtctatggccataccaccctgaacatgCCTGATCTTGTCCGACTGTGTCCTGTAGCTGGGACATGGTAGGGCTACGTCTCTGTGATGCCACTGTTGGTTTTGAGGCTTCTGTGGTGGTTGGTGCAGAGCTGGTGGTTATGGGACAGTGGATCTTGTATGGTCAAGGGGCATGTGTCCCATGACACACATTCTGCCATGGCTTCTTCCACCCTGTCACTTTAGAGCTACCTGGGTTGTCACAGAGAAACGTTCTAAtgtgaacttttatttatttattgaggcagagtctctgtcacccaggctggagtgcagtggtgtgatcttggctcactgcaacctctgcctcccaagttcaagcgattcttctgcctcagcctccttagtagctgggataacaggcacgtgccatcacgcctggctaattttttgtatttagtagagatggggtttcaccacgttagccaggatggtctcaatctcctgacctcgcgatctgcctgccttgacctcccaaagtgctgggattacaggtatgagccactgtgcccggccttagtGTGAACTTTTAAACACATTTACTAGCAAGAATCTATAGTGTGGATTTGCATGGGAAATGGAGCTGGACATGACCTCCTGACGGCCTTGGAATAACATGATGCTGACAACCATGAATTAGGGTGTCCACAGGCAGATCCCATTGGAGAACTGTGGGATGCACCTTTGTTTTCAGAACCACAGCATCCCCAAAGATCTGAACCAAGGACATTGATGAAAAGTTAAAGGCAGATTATGGGAGCCCTCTCAATTCTGTGCAGTCACATATGTGAGCTAAGGGCTGGGAGTGTTTCTTAACTTCAGAATGGGTTCCAAGAAAGGCCAGTTGGGACCcaagtcctccctcctcagtcctTCAATTCGTCCTAAGGTGGTGGAAAGGGTTGCATATGTAATTGAAGACATTTCCATATTGCTTACATTCAAGAAGCTGCTCTTAAATGTGTGCATGGTTTCATGGTCTCAAAATGAACTAGGATGCGTAAGAAACTCTTAGCAATGACagaaaagaagttaaatgaaTATGAAACTGAAGAGTTTAGTTTCCACGGATATTTAAAAACCAGTCAACCTGAAATGAATATTcagattaaaaagataaaacataagaTTGATAATCTTACAGCAGAACTGGAAGGTGCATCTTCAAAATGTCTATATCTGGCTGAAAACAATCAAGTTCTTCAACAGGAATTATTATCTACAAAAACGATATATCAGAAATGTAAAGAATTTGAGAAGAATAAAAAGGtgttatggccgggcgcggtggctcaagcctgtaatcccagcactttgggaggccgagacgggtggatcacgaggtcaggagatcgagaccatcctggctaacacggtgaaaccccgtctctactaaaaatacaaaaactagccgggcgaggtggcgggcgcctgtagtcccagctactcgggaggctgaggcaggagaatggcgtaaacccgggaggcggagcttgcagtgagctgagatctggccactgcactccagtccgggcgacagagcgagactccgcctcaaaaaaaaaaaaaaaaaaaaaaaaggtgttagaACAAGAAGTGAGAGGAGTTAGCTAGCTTGCCTTAGGTAAACAGCAAGGGAAGGGTTTTTGGAGAGCCCCTGACCCACCGGTTAGTGCCTTCTTCCCACATATCACAAGTTCTCTGATtggattaaaaaatagtaataattagcACAGGGAGTTGTGCCTAGAGATATGCCCACAGCTGCACAGATAGAACTTTTAGCCCACTCAGATGAGAAAACTTGCACAAACCTTTAGCTCACTTAAAGAAAGGAACAAGGCCCAACATACAAATGCCTTCATCCTTTGTATAACTAGTGGGCTTCCAGGAAATAGCCTCTACTCCTTTTATGGGCATATACCTGGTGGGCTCTGGTGGGTTCTGgtggaaactttctttttttagacattCTTTAGCCTCTATGAATcatcacttcagcctctgattgatCCCAGGCCAAGGTCCTGGGCCAGGCTGAATCATGCTTTGCCAAGACAGCCTTCAGACTAGTCAGCACATTTCTTCCCCTTTCCAGTCTATAAAAATCCCAGACCCAGCCTCATAGTGGGCAATCCATGTGGGCTCCACTCTCTGCTGTGGAgagctttctttctttgcttattaaacttttgctccaaTCTCACCCTTGTGTCTGCATTCCTTAATATCCTTGGAAGTAAGACAAAGAACTCCACATACTACCTCAGAAGACAAAAAACTGCTATACTGTGGTGCATTGGCAAGACTGTAACAGAAGTAGTAAATCTGAAAAGTCATATGGAAATGAACATGATATATAATATGTAGAGAAGTTTAAATGGGAGATTGAAGAAAGAGCAAGACAAGAGAGACAAAAATTAGAAGTCCATCTACAGAACGAATGAGATATTAGCAGCAGTCTGCACCAAGCTTCTACAGACAAAGTGGGTCAAATGTTTGTTTACTCTCCATTTTTACAAGGCCAGTCCAAGAGTTATCTTGTGTTGAAAATCTTAATAGTGTAGGTTTCAACAGAGGACATATTATGAGAGAAAACTTAAGGATCCCTACCTCACACCCAGGGACTTCAAATAGCAGCATGAACTACTCAACCAAGACTCAGCCAGATTGGATAGAAAAAATAACTACAGAAGTAAAAAATGCTGTTGCTGAATTGGAAATTAGCTCTCATATGATTTCTTCTGTAGAATCCACTGAAGAATGAGTCACATCTAAATCAATATGTCCTTTGGAAAGCATAATGAGAATATGttccaattttaaagaaaaataaaataatttataagaacataaaattttattagtgGGCTGTTTATGTGATACTTTCTTTCTCATTAAATATAACCTGACAatctttattaaatgaaaatatttttgtatcatCAACAACAAAAGAACTAGGATGAAGAATTTCCCACATTCTTAATAtatatagggtttctctccagtatacATTCTCATGTGTGCTCAAAAGGCTGTGTGAAGGCTTTCCCAAATTTCTTACATTTATAGACTTTTACCCTACTCTGAGTCTTTTCATATATTCACACTCCAGAGGACAGTTGAagattttcccactttttttttcttgagacagtgtctcattctgttgcccaggctgggctgcagtggtgtgatctcagctccctgcaacctctgcctccatgttcaagcaatttctcctgccttagcctcctgagcagctgggattagaggtatgcgctaccaggcctggctaatttttttgtaatttttagtagacgtggggtttcaccatgttgaccaagctggtctcaaacttctgacctcaaataatctgcctgccttggcctcccaaagtgctgggactacaggcatgagccaccaagcttggcttttttgaaaaaaaaaaaaaaaaaaaaaaaaaaacagatttcactGCAGCAGGAGTCCTGTCTTTGAAATGAATTAGGTCAACTGAAGGATTAATCACAATGTTTACATTCATATGGTTTCTCACCAGTGggaattctttcttgtgttcaAAAGAAACTGGAACAATCCAGggttttaaaacaatgtttgtaTTCACACAGCTTTTGTCCAGTATGAACTCTTTCGTGTATTCAGAAGGAGCTGGAAAAACTGAAGGCTTCAGAATGTTGCTTATGTTCTTAGGCTTTCTCTCCCATATGAGTCCTTTCATGCAGTCGAAAGTGACTGGAAGAAatgaaggcttttccacattgtttgcattcataaggtttctctccagtgtgagacCTTTCATGAATTCGAACAGAACTTGAAAatctgaaggctttcccacattgtTTACATcgatagggtttctctcctgtgtgagttCTCTCATGCATTCGAAATTTACTGGAAGAAatgaaggcttttccacattgTTTACACTGAtacggtttctctccagtgtgagtccttTCATGCAATCGAATTTGACTGGAACGAAGGAAGGCCTTACCACACCGCTTACATTCAAACGGTTTATTCCCAGTGTGAATTTTTTCATGTTCTCGAAGGGAACTTGAAAaactgaaggctttcccacatagtttacattcatagggtttctctccagtgtgtgtCCTTTCATGCAGTCGAAAGGAACTGGAACGAATGAAAACTTTTCCACACtgtttacattcatagggtttctctccagtgtgcgACCTTTCATGAATTCGAAAATAACTTGAACacctgaaggctttcccacactgtttacattcatagggtttctctgcACTGTGAGTCCTTTCATGTCTTTGAAGGGAACTTGAAAAAcggaaggctttcccacattgtttacattcatagggtttctctccagtgtgagttgtTTCATGTTCTCGAAGGGAGCTTGAAAAACTGAAGGTTTTATGACACtgtttacattcatagggtttctctccagtatgagttcTTTCATGCATTCGAAGAGAAATGGACCAACTGAATGATTTGCCACACCGTTTACATTCATATGGTTTTTCTCCAATATGAGTTCTTTCATGCACTCGACAGGAATTAGAAGAgttgaaggctttcccacattctttacatttataaGGTCGAGCCCCCGTGTGTGTTATTACATGTGCTTGAAAGCTTGCAGAATAAAagaaggcttttccacattctttacattcatagggtttctctccactgTGAGTCCTTTTATGCCTTCGAAAAGAACTGAGAAAACTGAAAGCTTTACCACATTCTTTACACttgtagggtttttctccagtgtggGTTCTTTCATGAGTTCGAAAGTATGTGGGACAACTGAAGGCCTTACCACATtgcttacattcatagggtttctctccagtgtgagtccttTCATGTCTTTGAAAAGACTGGTAACAtataaaggctttcccacactgtttacattcatagggtttctttCCAGTGTGAGCATGTTTTTGAAAAGACTGGTAATATATAAAGGTTTTTCCACATTGCTTAcactcatagggtttctctccagcatgaaTCCTTTCATGTCTTTGAAAAGGCTGGTAATAtataaaggctttcccacactgTTTACATTCATAGGGCTTCCCTCCAGTGTGAGTTCTTTCATGTTTGCGAACGCAGTGGCGATAACTGAAGGTTTTCCCAACCGCTTTACGTTTACATGGTTGCTTTTCATATTCCTGATTCTCATTTGGTTTCTGTCCAGTGTGAGATCTCATATGCCTATTAAGGGATGAATGATGCATGAAGTCTTTTCCACAAAAGCTGCATTCATGTGGTTTTGCTCCAGTAAAAGTTTCCTTGTTGATATTAACATTTGGCATCTGGCTTGTGGTTTCTCCACATTTGCTACCTCTTCTACTTTCACAGAGTCTCTCAACCATATGACCTCTGTAAAAAATGAGCAGTACATTattagtggctttttttttttttgagacggagtctggctctgtcgcccaggctggagtgtggcggccggatctcagctcactgcaagcgccgcctcccaggttcacgccattctcctgcctccgcctcccaagtagctgggactacaggcgcccgcctcgtcgcctggctagttttttgtattctttagtagagacggggtttcaccgtattagccaggatggtctcgatctcctgaccttgtgatccgcccgtctcggcctcccaaagtgctgggattacaggcttgagccactgcgcccggcctactttttaattattttgtatttattagtagGTATGAGAAttacattttaaccattttcGAAGAAAGTGTAGGATATCTGCCCTGTCTGAATTGTTTGAACGTTAATATATTCAATGCTCTGGAAGAAGACTCAACCATAGTTATGATCAAAAcagtcaatttttttgtttgttttgtttaaataagagatggagtctcattctctcacacaggctggagtgcagtggcacgatcacagctcactgaagccttgaattcctgggctcaaccaatcctcccatctcagcctcctgagcaactgggactatagatgtgctATAGATgcgtgccagcatgcctggctaatgctttttttttttttttttttttttgagacagagtcttgctctgtcactcaggctgaagtgcagtggtgtgatctaggctcactgcagcctctgcctcccgggttccagtgattttcctgcctcagcctcctgagtagctgggattataggagcacaCTATCAcggtcggctaatttttgtatttttagtggagatggggttttgccatgttggccaggctggtcttgaactcctgacctcaggtaatccacccgccttggcctcccaaagtgctaggattacaggtatgagccaccgtgccaggcctttttagatggagtctcgctctgtcgtccaggctggagtgcagtggcgcgatctcggctcactgcaacctccgcctcccaggttcatgccattctcctctgagcctcctgagtagctgggactacaggtgcctgccaccatgccgggctaattttttttttgtattttttgtagagatggggtttcactatgttagtcaggatggtctcaatctccttacctcgtaatccgccccctcggcttcccaaagtgctgggaatacaggtgtgagccaccacacctagcatttttttttttttttcagatgaggtcttgttatgttacccagactggtcttgaattcctggacttaagtgatcctcctacttcagcctcccaaaccgcTGGGATTACCTGCACGAACTACTGTGCCTGACCAAAAGAATCATATTTATAGAAGGATTTTCTGAATGCTATTTCAACGTGATTTATTTTTCACATCCTGAACATCTATgatgtttttaagaaaacattttcagtgaAAGTTTTCTAGGAATAACTAAATTTGAAGCTGTGCTTAATTGTTTTGCCTGCTTTCTTCTGAAATTCCCCCACGGGCCGCTATTCTTCTGTGGATGCAACTCACCTTCGATTTCTCCCCTGGTTTCTGTGGTCATCTTCAATGTCCTGGTCTTCCCACTTTTTTCCTAAAATGCACACCCAGAAACACCAttataaattattacaaattacAGAGAATCATTACAGTCTAGTTTCATGATTAGCTGTGACTGTCTGATTCAATCACTGAAAGATTCCCTTTCCACATTTCAAATCTTGGAACACAGCTATCAAGCAAGAAACACTTGTTCTGTGTTATATATTTAACTGAGGAGAGAAATGTTGATATCCTTACCTAGACAGA
This Rhinopithecus roxellana isolate Shanxi Qingling chromosome 8, ASM756505v1, whole genome shotgun sequence DNA region includes the following protein-coding sequences:
- the ZNF14 gene encoding zinc finger protein 14 isoform X1, with translation MNSVSFEDVAVNFTLEEWALLDSSQKKLYEDVMQETFKNLVCLGKKWEDQDIEDDHRNQGRNRRGHMVERLCESRRGSKCGETTSQMPNVNINKETFTGAKPHECSFCGKDFMHHSSLNRHMRSHTGQKPNENQEYEKQPCKRKAVGKTFSYRHCVRKHERTHTGGKPYECKQCGKAFIYYQPFQRHERIHAGEKPYECKQCGKTFIYYQSFQKHAHTGKKPYECKQCGKAFICYQSFQRHERTHTGEKPYECKQCGKAFSCPTYFRTHERTHTGEKPYKCKECGKAFSFLSSFRRHKRTHSGEKPYECKECGKAFFYSASFQAHVITHTGARPYKCKECGKAFNSSNSCRVHERTHIGEKPYECKRCGKSFSWSISLRMHERTHTGEKPYECKQCHKTFSFSSSLREHETTHTGEKPYECKQCGKAFRFSSSLQRHERTHSAEKPYECKQCGKAFRCSSYFRIHERSHTGEKPYECKQCGKVFIRSSSFRLHERTHTGEKPYECKLCGKAFSFSSSLREHEKIHTGNKPFECKRCGKAFLRSSQIRLHERTHTGEKPYQCKQCGKAFISSSKFRMHERTHTGEKPYRCKQCGKAFRFSSSVRIHERSHTGEKPYECKQCGKAFISSSHFRLHERTHMGEKA
- the ZNF14 gene encoding zinc finger protein 14 isoform X2 is translated as MQETFKNLVCLGKKWEDQDIEDDHRNQGRNRRGHMVERLCESRRGSKCGETTSQMPNVNINKETFTGAKPHECSFCGKDFMHHSSLNRHMRSHTGQKPNENQEYEKQPCKRKAVGKTFSYRHCVRKHERTHTGGKPYECKQCGKAFIYYQPFQRHERIHAGEKPYECKQCGKTFIYYQSFQKHAHTGKKPYECKQCGKAFICYQSFQRHERTHTGEKPYECKQCGKAFSCPTYFRTHERTHTGEKPYKCKECGKAFSFLSSFRRHKRTHSGEKPYECKECGKAFFYSASFQAHVITHTGARPYKCKECGKAFNSSNSCRVHERTHIGEKPYECKRCGKSFSWSISLRMHERTHTGEKPYECKQCHKTFSFSSSLREHETTHTGEKPYECKQCGKAFRFSSSLQRHERTHSAEKPYECKQCGKAFRCSSYFRIHERSHTGEKPYECKQCGKVFIRSSSFRLHERTHTGEKPYECKLCGKAFSFSSSLREHEKIHTGNKPFECKRCGKAFLRSSQIRLHERTHTGEKPYQCKQCGKAFISSSKFRMHERTHTGEKPYRCKQCGKAFRFSSSVRIHERSHTGEKPYECKQCGKAFISSSHFRLHERTHMGEKA